The following coding sequences are from one Ramlibacter henchirensis window:
- a CDS encoding DNA translocase FtsK → MTYSLNTLTHPGKFSGRDARPAPRLVHEIALVIGGAALLYWLLALVSYSAQDPAFSTSGSGAAVANWGGRLGAWLADGSYFLFGFSIWWCFAAGVRAWLSTLALWMRGGIAPVETFWRGRLAFWIGLAILLCASTGLEWSRLYRLEMRLPDHAGGALGYLVGPAGVKWLGFAGSGLVFVALMVVGAALVFRFSWGHVAERVGARIEAFIESRREKREIAQDLAFGQQAAREREETVLVERVEIEEHHPTPVLIEPVLVDVPKSDRVAKERQKPLFTEMPDSKLPQVDLLDGAQARQETVSADTLEMTSRLIEKKLKDFGVEVRVVLAQPGPVITRYEIEPATGVKGSQIVNLAKDLARSLSLVSIRVIETIPGKNYMALELPNAKRQSIKLSEILGSQVYNEAKSMLTIGLGKDIVGNPVVADLAKMPHVLVAGTTGSGKSVGINAMILSLLYKAEARDVRLLMIDPKMLEMSVYEGIPHLLAPVVTDMRQAAHGLNWCVAEMERRYKLMSKLGVRNLSGYNVKIDEAKGRGEFLYNPFSLTPDSPEPLERLPHIVVVIDELADLMMVVGKKIEELIARLAQKARAAGIHLILATQRPSVDVITGLIKANIPTRIAFQVSSKIDSRTILDQMGAEALLGMGDMLYMASGTGLPVRVHGAFVSDEEVHRVVAYLKEQGGEPNYIEGVLEGGTVDDEGGLGDLLGEGGGGEKDPMYDQAVEVVLKNRKASISLVQRHLKIGYNRAARLVEDMEKAGLVSAMNGQGQREILVPSRAE, encoded by the coding sequence ATGACCTATTCGCTCAACACGCTCACCCATCCCGGCAAGTTCTCGGGCCGCGATGCCCGCCCCGCCCCCCGACTCGTTCATGAAATCGCGCTGGTGATCGGCGGCGCGGCACTGCTGTACTGGCTGCTCGCGCTGGTCAGCTACTCCGCGCAGGACCCTGCCTTCTCCACGTCCGGCAGCGGCGCCGCAGTCGCCAACTGGGGCGGCCGCCTCGGGGCGTGGCTCGCGGACGGCAGCTACTTCCTGTTCGGATTCTCGATCTGGTGGTGCTTCGCTGCCGGCGTGCGTGCCTGGCTCTCGACGCTCGCACTCTGGATGCGCGGCGGCATCGCTCCAGTCGAAACCTTCTGGCGCGGCCGCCTCGCGTTCTGGATCGGGCTCGCGATCCTGCTGTGCGCGAGCACGGGCCTGGAGTGGTCGCGCCTGTACCGGCTCGAGATGCGGCTGCCCGATCACGCCGGTGGCGCGCTCGGCTACCTGGTCGGGCCGGCCGGCGTGAAGTGGCTGGGCTTCGCCGGCTCGGGCCTGGTGTTCGTGGCGTTGATGGTGGTGGGCGCCGCGCTGGTGTTCCGCTTCTCCTGGGGGCATGTCGCCGAGCGAGTGGGCGCGCGCATCGAGGCGTTCATCGAGTCGCGCCGCGAAAAGCGCGAGATCGCGCAGGACCTGGCCTTCGGCCAGCAGGCCGCGCGGGAGCGCGAGGAGACGGTCCTCGTGGAGCGCGTCGAGATCGAGGAGCACCATCCCACGCCGGTGCTGATCGAGCCCGTCCTCGTCGACGTGCCCAAGAGCGACCGCGTCGCCAAGGAGCGCCAGAAGCCGCTCTTCACCGAAATGCCCGACAGCAAGCTGCCGCAGGTCGACCTTCTCGACGGCGCGCAGGCCCGCCAGGAAACGGTTTCGGCCGACACGCTGGAGATGACGTCGCGCCTGATCGAGAAGAAGCTCAAGGACTTCGGCGTCGAAGTGCGCGTCGTGCTGGCGCAGCCCGGCCCGGTGATCACGCGTTACGAGATCGAGCCGGCCACCGGCGTGAAGGGCTCGCAGATCGTCAACCTGGCCAAGGACCTGGCGCGCTCGCTCTCGCTGGTGTCGATCCGCGTGATCGAGACCATCCCGGGCAAGAACTACATGGCGCTGGAACTGCCCAACGCCAAGCGGCAGTCGATCAAGCTGTCGGAGATCCTGGGCTCGCAGGTCTACAACGAGGCCAAGTCGATGCTGACCATCGGCCTGGGCAAGGACATCGTGGGCAATCCGGTGGTGGCGGACCTGGCCAAGATGCCGCACGTCCTCGTGGCGGGCACCACGGGCTCCGGCAAGTCGGTGGGCATCAACGCGATGATCCTGTCGCTGCTGTACAAGGCCGAAGCGCGCGACGTGAGGCTGCTGATGATCGATCCCAAGATGCTGGAGATGTCGGTCTACGAAGGCATCCCGCACCTGCTCGCCCCCGTGGTCACCGACATGAGGCAGGCCGCGCACGGCCTGAACTGGTGCGTGGCCGAGATGGAGCGCCGCTACAAGCTGATGAGCAAGCTGGGCGTGCGCAACCTCTCGGGCTACAACGTCAAGATCGACGAGGCCAAGGGCAGGGGCGAGTTCCTCTACAACCCGTTCAGCCTCACGCCCGACAGCCCGGAGCCGCTCGAGCGCCTGCCGCACATCGTAGTGGTGATCGACGAACTGGCCGACCTGATGATGGTGGTCGGCAAGAAGATCGAGGAACTGATCGCCCGCCTGGCGCAGAAGGCGCGCGCGGCCGGCATCCACCTGATCCTGGCCACGCAGCGTCCCAGCGTCGACGTGATCACCGGCCTGATCAAGGCCAACATCCCGACGCGCATCGCGTTCCAGGTCTCCAGCAAGATCGACAGCCGCACCATCCTCGACCAGATGGGCGCCGAGGCACTGCTGGGCATGGGGGACATGCTCTACATGGCCAGCGGCACCGGTCTGCCGGTGCGCGTGCACGGCGCCTTCGTCAGCGACGAGGAAGTCCACCGCGTGGTGGCCTACCTGAAGGAGCAGGGCGGCGAGCCCAACTACATCGAAGGCGTGCTCGAAGGCGGCACGGTCGATGACGAGGGCGGCCTCGGCGATCTGCTGGGCGAGGGCGGCGGAGGCGAGAAGGACCCGATGTACGACCAGGCGGTCGAAGTGGTGCTGAAGAACCGCAAGGCCAGCATTTCGCTGGTGCAGCGCCACCTGAAGATCGGCTACAACCGCGCCGCGCGGCTGGTCGAGGACATGGAGAAGGCCGGCCTGGTCAGCGCCATGAACGGCCAGGGCCAGCGCGAGATCCTGGTGCCCTCGCGCGCCGAGTAA
- the lolA gene encoding outer membrane lipoprotein chaperone LolA, with translation MKKAISALVLGLATFAVQAGGLEALENFVKAAKSGRADFTQVVTAPAREGQTARSKTSSGTFEFSRPSRFRFDYRKPFQQTIVADGQTLWLYDADLNQVTARKQDQVLGSTPAALIAAAPDLNALRRDFNLEAAPDRDGLQWVQATPKAREGQLNHVRIGFRGDQLAVLEILDSFGQKSVMTFNQLQLNAPVAAGSFEFTPPKGADVMRQ, from the coding sequence ATGAAGAAAGCGATTTCCGCCCTCGTCCTCGGCCTGGCCACGTTCGCCGTACAGGCCGGCGGGCTCGAAGCCCTCGAGAATTTCGTCAAGGCCGCAAAAAGCGGCCGGGCCGATTTCACGCAGGTGGTGACGGCTCCGGCGCGGGAAGGCCAGACGGCCCGCAGCAAGACGTCGAGCGGCACCTTTGAGTTCAGCCGTCCGAGCCGCTTCCGGTTCGACTACCGCAAGCCATTCCAGCAGACGATCGTGGCCGACGGCCAGACGCTCTGGCTGTACGACGCCGACCTGAACCAGGTCACCGCGCGCAAGCAGGACCAGGTGCTGGGCAGCACGCCCGCGGCGCTGATCGCGGCGGCACCGGACCTGAACGCCCTGCGCCGCGACTTCAACCTGGAGGCCGCGCCCGACCGGGATGGCCTGCAATGGGTGCAGGCCACGCCGAAAGCGCGCGAGGGCCAGCTCAACCATGTGCGCATCGGATTCCGCGGCGACCAGCTCGCGGTTCTCGAGATCCTGGACAGCTTCGGCCAGAAGTCGGTGATGACGTTCAACCAGCTGCAGCTCAATGCGCCGGTCGCGGCCGGCAGCTTCGAGTTCACGCCGCCCAAGGGCGCCGACGTGATGCGGCAGTAA